The following coding sequences are from one Kosakonia sp. H02 window:
- a CDS encoding YchE family NAAT transporter codes for MEHTLFDLPLYFKFFVGLFALVNPVGIIPVFISMTSYQMAEARNKTNLTANVSVAIILWTSLFLGDAILQLFGISIDSFRIAGGILVVTIAMSMISGKLGEDKQNKQEKSETAIRESVGVVPLALPLMAGPGAISSTIVWGTRYHTLGHLIGFSLAIALFAFCSWGLFRIAPWLVRLLGQTGINVITRIMGLLLMALGIEFIVAGVKSLFPGLLN; via the coding sequence GTGGAGCATACTTTGTTTGATTTACCTCTCTATTTTAAATTTTTTGTTGGCCTGTTTGCGCTGGTAAACCCGGTCGGGATCATTCCGGTATTTATTAGCATGACCAGTTATCAGATGGCTGAGGCACGCAACAAAACCAATCTTACGGCCAATGTATCGGTGGCGATTATTCTATGGACGTCCTTGTTTCTCGGTGACGCCATATTGCAGCTCTTCGGCATTTCGATTGATTCATTCCGCATCGCCGGGGGTATCCTGGTGGTGACGATTGCCATGTCGATGATCAGTGGGAAGTTAGGGGAAGATAAACAAAACAAACAGGAAAAGTCAGAAACCGCTATCCGTGAAAGCGTTGGCGTTGTGCCGCTGGCATTGCCATTAATGGCGGGGCCGGGGGCAATCAGTTCGACCATTGTGTGGGGAACGCGCTACCACACTTTAGGTCATCTGATAGGTTTTTCGCTTGCGATAGCGTTGTTCGCGTTCTGTTCATGGGGGCTGTTTCGCATTGCGCCGTGGCTGGTGCGCTTACTTGGGCAAACCGGTATTAACGTTATCACGCGTATCATGGGTCTGCTGTTAATGGCGTTAGGTATTGAGTTTATTGTCGCGGGCGTTAAATCGCTTTTCCCTGGTCTGCTGAATTGA